TCAGCCGATATTTACCAGCCAAGGAAACAGCCGGTTTGGCGCGATATTTTGTCAATGGATACAGGCGAGTGCCGGCACCGCCCCCCAGAATGATCGCTAAAACTCGTTTCACTTAAAACCTCGGAACTGGCAGAACTAACCCACGCGCTTCATCTTCAGTGTGTGCCCGCCAGGACGACTTGGCAAGGGGGGATCACGAAGTTCATGGCTAGATGTAATGTAGACAACCCGAATGTTGCCGATTCGCTAATTATGGCACTGGCACAACGACATATTTGCCTTGGCGATGCACCAGAGCCAGAACTGATGGTGTTTCCCCTGAGCGGGCTAGAGCAACGAACGCTTGGGCTTGCTGTCTATCATCGTAGAGGACTGTGCCATCGGCGGCCACGATCAGGGTGGGGGGATGGGATGCTGGGGTTTGGGGAGATGGGGCCAACCGGAGCAGGGTGGCTGGCCGACTATCTTGCCCCAAGGGCAGTTGATAGAGGGAGGCCGTGGCTAGGGAAGGGGGCAGTGATGCCAGGGATTGTAAATGGAATAGGGAAGCGATGCGATCGCGCCAATGGGGATAGAGGCTGAGAAACTGGGGCAGGGGAGTGGCCATTTCCTGAGACGGCCAGGTCAGATCCGCTAGAGAGGTCACTAGGGGGGGAAAGGGGGCATCTGGGTCAGTGGGAACTGGCCCCGGGACTAATAGACTGAGGGTATGTTGCCTGAGGCGCCATCCGTATACCTGTACAGGTGTCGCCTGAGGACCTTGCTGCTGCCACAACACCATGGTCAGAGGCCTAGCCCCTATCCATCCCTGACGAGATGCCAGAGTAGACCAATCTGCTGCTGGTTGAGCCTGTTGCCAGCCCTGCTGGGTTTGCCAGTGGCTGATATGGACAGCATACCAGCGACGATCAGACGAGAGGGCGGGCGGGGATTGCACCAGCTGCCAGTCCGCTGGGGTAAGGCTGAGGGGTGTGGCCTGACCCAATAGATGAACGATGGCTGGCGCTGGGGTAGAGTGATTCCGCCTAGGAGTAGCAGCGGCTGCAGCCTCCGATGGGGAAGGGGAAGTAGTGGGGCGGCGAGCGGCCTCCAGCGTTGCCAGTGTCGCCGAGAATCGTTGCCGGGCCAGACTCTGAGCCTGTTGAGCCAGCCACTGATGGGCCGCTGCCGGGGATTCCTGGGCGGCTAATATCAGGCCGCCCCAGATCTGAACGCTCTCATGGTCAGGGGTGATGCGGAGAGTGGCAATGACTCGGTTCCACAGGCGACCGCGGTCATCAGCCAGCAGTTGCCAGAGGGCGTCACTGGCCTCCGGTGCCTGTTCTAGGTGGCTGAGGGCTGCCTGCCAGCGACCATCCAATAGCGCTGCTAAAACTTGTTGGCTGGGGGTGGCCCAGGTCCGGTCAGCCTGGACCTGGCTGTAATCGGCGTGGAGGGCTATTAGGCTCAACTGCCCCGCGGCGGCGATGGTCCAGTCAGAACCGGCCCGTTGTTTAAGGGCCTGTAACCGGTCGTGAGCCTCTGACCATACCCCTGCTCGAGCCAGTTGTAGGGCTTGCTGATAAGCCGACTGCAGGGAGACTACCTCCAGGGCCGCTGGCAGTAGGGATATCGTCTGCAGCTGTAGATAGCGACTGCCTGGGGCCAACCGTATCTGATAGGCGGTGAAGCTAGGCTCTAAGCCCACTGTGGCATCCACCACCAATTCAGGCGGGGGGCTTCCGTCTAGGTCTTGCCACCTGGGCAATTTCCCCGAGGGACTACTCCAGGGCAGGAGTTGATTCAGGTGTTGATGTTGCGGATCGAAATGGACAAGTTGCCCATACCGC
This portion of the Halomicronema hongdechloris C2206 genome encodes:
- a CDS encoding atrophin-1 family protein, coding for MTTSSPAPLHRGSEDTPDGGDEWPRWIGPLLLLTGMTLATTAVAISIWVGGRLMMQPQLPNWLSRWVSTDSTAEPEAPQPWTTIQARVTAVGQRLGTPVPLTSTASEPEGAYVLWPILTREPACGQDCWAISELRVYRRQPDTTPPLWQLITRQSVPGVTDAAIVAPLLGTPLETTAAPHRRPLTSITALPSTPGAPGDWLLLYSDWQQGLRYGQLVHFDPQHQHLNQLLPWSSPSGKLPRWQDLDGSPPPELVVDATVGLEPSFTAYQIRLAPGSRYLQLQTISLLPAALEVVSLQSAYQQALQLARAGVWSEAHDRLQALKQRAGSDWTIAAAGQLSLIALHADYSQVQADRTWATPSQQVLAALLDGRWQAALSHLEQAPEASDALWQLLADDRGRLWNRVIATLRITPDHESVQIWGGLILAAQESPAAAHQWLAQQAQSLARQRFSATLATLEAARRPTTSPSPSEAAAAATPRRNHSTPAPAIVHLLGQATPLSLTPADWQLVQSPPALSSDRRWYAVHISHWQTQQGWQQAQPAADWSTLASRQGWIGARPLTMVLWQQQGPQATPVQVYGWRLRQHTLSLLVPGPVPTDPDAPFPPLVTSLADLTWPSQEMATPLPQFLSLYPHWRDRIASLFHLQSLASLPPSLATASLYQLPLGQDSRPATLLRLAPSPQTPASHPPTLIVAADGTVLYDDRQQAQAFVALARSGETPSVLALVHRQGKYVVVPVP